The DNA region AGGGCTGGACCTGCGCGAAATTCCTGCTCGCGCATGAACGTTCCGGCATTGCCGGCGTCGCGCGCTCGAAGCGCAATGTCGAGCGTTTGAAGAGCATCGCCAAGAGCGAAATCGGCGATGACGGCAAGCCGCTCATCGAGGACGAAGATTTCCGCCGCAAGCTGAGCGAAGTCGAGATCGATCTCGCCGCACTTGAGATGACGGAATTGCGCGTTCTCGCGCGCGAACAAGCCGGCCGTGGCCCAGGCGTGGAAAGCTCGCTGCTCAAAATCAAGGGCACCGAAATCCAGCAGCGCCTGACTGAGCTCACGATGGAAGCGGTGGGCAATTACGCACAGCCGTTCCCGCGCGGCGAAGGCGACAACGAATTCGCCGCTGGCCCCGATTACGCAAACCACGTTGCGCCGATCTACTACAATTGGCGCAAGGTCTCGATCTTCGGCGGCTCGAACGAGATCCAACGCAACATCATCGCTAAGATGGTGATGGGGTTCTAATCAGCCCGATTTGTGAAAGCCTAGACAGGTCGACGAGCGCGCATTGACTCAAGATGCGCGCTCGCGTTCTTTGCGCGCAAGGCATCTCGTCCTTCTACGTCTGCTGTTGATCCTGCGGCAGAACAAACAACGTCTGTCTTTATACCCAGCCCTGCGGGCGGGTATCGTAAGGTACGAGGGACGGGATGCCTCTCACTTCCATTGAAGACGCCGAAGGCCTGCGGCTCCCGGATGGACGCTTGGTGCTCAGTGCGCGCGACGCGGCGATCTATTTCGGCGTCTCGTTCGGCAAGCTCACGCACGCGCTCTATCGCGCCGATGATGAGCAGCGCTATCGCGCGTTTGAGATCCCGAAGCGCACCGGCGGCATGCGCCAAATCTACGCGCCGCATGGCATCATTCGCGAGTGCCAGGAGAAGCTCGCACCAGTGCTGCAAGAATTCTACGCCGCGCACCCGGCAGCGCACGGCTTCATCAAAGAGCGCAGTATTCTCAGCAACGCCAAGCTGCATACCGGCCAGCGCTACGTGCTGAATGTCGATCTGGAAGACTTCTTCCCAAGCATCAATTTCGGTCGCGTGCGCGGCCTCTTCATGGCCGCACCCTTCAAGCTCGGGCCGGCCGCGGCCTCCGTGTTTGCGCAACTTTGCACGCATAGAAACGGCCTGCCGCAAGGCGCGCCGACTTCGCCGCCGCTTTCCAACTTCATCTCCGCGCAACTCGATCGCGCGCTGTCGCGTCTCGCGCGTGAGAACGGCGTCCGTTATTCGCGCTATGCCGACGACATCACGTTCTCCACGAACCAAGGCGCGTTTCCCCCGGCGATTGCGGTAACCTCGCGCGGCGAGGATGGCGGCGAGGGCGTGCGCACGGGCGAAGCGCTGGAGCGTGCTGTGATCGCGAGCGGCTTCGCCATCAATCATCGCAAAGTGCGGTTGCAGAAGCGCGATCAGCGCCAGAGCGTCACCGGCCTCAACGTCAATGAAAAGGCCAATGTCGCGCGCAAACGCATCCGGCGCATCCGCGCCATGCTGCACGCGTGGCAAAAGCACGGGCTGGAGGCCGCCGCGGCCGAGCATTATCTGCGCCATCGCGGCATGCTGCAGCTGCCGCAAAACTTCGACCGCGCGTACCGCAATGTCGTCTATGGCCAGCTTGCCTTCGTGAAGATGGTGCGCGGCGCGGACGATCCGGTTTTCCTCAATCTGTGCGCCAAGGTGCTGGAGATCGATCCGAACCCATCGCGCTTCATTCGCCAGATGGTGTTCGGCGCCGACGATTATGACGTCTTCATCAGCCACGCCAGCGAGGACAAGCACGAGATCGCGCGGCCCATTTTCGAGGCCTGCGCCAAGCTCGGCCTGAAGGCGTTCTTGGACGAAGCGCATATCGGCTGGGGCCAGAGCTTTACGCAAAAGATCAACACAGCCCTGGGCTCAGCGCGCACCGTGTTGGCGGTGGTGTCGAGCACGTCTGTCTCGAAGGAATGGCCGATCGTGGAGGTCAACACGGCGCTGGCGCTGGAGGTGTCGGGGCAGAAGAAGGTTGTGCCGCTGATTGTCGGCAAACCCGATCTCTCCAAGCTGCCGCTCATTCGCGGCAAGGATGCGATGGTCTGGAACGGCGACAGCGCCGCTGTGGCCAAGCGGCTCAAAGCGGCCGTCTCCGGCGATGCGCCGCGCCGGCCCGTGATCACGCCGTCGCGCACGGCGCTGCCGCCCGTCTCCGCCGCGCCAGCTTCCGCGACGGCGCCGCTGCGGCAAGCGCCGGTCGGCACAGGGCCCTGGGCGCCGCCGCCGCCGCGCAAACGTAAGCTCAGTTTCTTCGAATTGCTGTTTGGCCGCAGGAAGCGGTGAAACGCGCGACTTGACCCACGTGCGCGCCCTGTGAACATTGCGCGCCAGGGAGCACCCGATGAATTTCGACTACACTGAAGAACAAACGATGCTGCGCGACTCGATCGCGAAGTGGGCGGCAGGCCAGTACGATTTCGACAAGCGCCGCGCAGCCCTCGCGAGCGACGACGCCTGGAAGAGCAATTGGGCGACCTTCGCCGAGCTCGGCCTCTTGGCTGCCCCGCTGCCGGAAGATTTCGGCGGCCTAGGCGGCAGCGCCATCGATGTCAGCGTCGTGATGGAAGAATTCGGCAAGGCGCTCGTGGTCGAGCCCTATGTGCCGACCGTCGTGATCGGCGCGGGCGCCATCAAGTACGCCGGCTCCGCCGCGCAGAAAGAAGAACACCTGACGGCCATCGCCGGCGGCGAGCGCGTCATCGCGTTTGCGCAAGCTGAGCCGAAGAGCCGCTGGGCGCTGAACGATGTCAGCGTCACAGCCAAGAAGGAAGGCGCAGGCTATGTGCTGAACGGCCACAAGGCCGTCGTGCTCGGCGCGCCGCAAGCCGATACGCTGCTGGTCAGCGCGCGCACGGCGGGCGGCCAGCGGGATGCGAAGGGCGTCTCGCTCTTTCTCGTGCCGAAGAGCGCCAAGGGCGTGACCACCCGCGACTACCCGACGACGGATGGCACGCGCGCTTCGGAAGTGTATCTGGA from Vitreimonas flagellata includes:
- a CDS encoding acyl-CoA dehydrogenase family protein, with the translated sequence MNFDYTEEQTMLRDSIAKWAAGQYDFDKRRAALASDDAWKSNWATFAELGLLAAPLPEDFGGLGGSAIDVSVVMEEFGKALVVEPYVPTVVIGAGAIKYAGSAAQKEEHLTAIAGGERVIAFAQAEPKSRWALNDVSVTAKKEGAGYVLNGHKAVVLGAPQADTLLVSARTAGGQRDAKGVSLFLVPKSAKGVTTRDYPTTDGTRASEVYLENVSVGAEALVGAADAALPVIERIVDEANAAYCAEAVGCMRTMTTLTQEYAKTRKQFGRAIAEFQVLQHRMVDMFIASEESYSMALRATIKLGESDEERAKAVSAAKVSIGKAGRFVGQAAVQIHGGMGVTEEMRVGHYFKRVTMLDATFGNVDTHLKRYMALTAKEAA
- a CDS encoding TIR domain-containing anti-phage reverse transcriptase, producing MPLTSIEDAEGLRLPDGRLVLSARDAAIYFGVSFGKLTHALYRADDEQRYRAFEIPKRTGGMRQIYAPHGIIRECQEKLAPVLQEFYAAHPAAHGFIKERSILSNAKLHTGQRYVLNVDLEDFFPSINFGRVRGLFMAAPFKLGPAAASVFAQLCTHRNGLPQGAPTSPPLSNFISAQLDRALSRLARENGVRYSRYADDITFSTNQGAFPPAIAVTSRGEDGGEGVRTGEALERAVIASGFAINHRKVRLQKRDQRQSVTGLNVNEKANVARKRIRRIRAMLHAWQKHGLEAAAAEHYLRHRGMLQLPQNFDRAYRNVVYGQLAFVKMVRGADDPVFLNLCAKVLEIDPNPSRFIRQMVFGADDYDVFISHASEDKHEIARPIFEACAKLGLKAFLDEAHIGWGQSFTQKINTALGSARTVLAVVSSTSVSKEWPIVEVNTALALEVSGQKKVVPLIVGKPDLSKLPLIRGKDAMVWNGDSAAVAKRLKAAVSGDAPRRPVITPSRTALPPVSAAPASATAPLRQAPVGTGPWAPPPPRKRKLSFFELLFGRRKR